Proteins encoded by one window of Flagellimonas lutaonensis:
- a CDS encoding ABC transporter ATP-binding protein, which produces MSKEAELGRAFDFRLFKRVFQYTKPYQLTFVGVAVAAILLSAFAVLTPLIVGNIVDTAITNKDLERLQLLIMAMLGVLIGEVVCQLLFNYYANWLGESVIRDIRIKLFGHMTKFKMSYFDKSSIGVLVTRAVADMQRIGEIFSQGFFVIVADLLKMLVVAVIMLIMNWKLALIVFGVLPVILYATRLFQKAMKEAFIEVRAQVSNLNSFVQERLAGMKIVQLFNREEIEKEKFRVINEKHQNAWLKTVWYNSIFFPVAEIVSSITVGLIVWFGGLQNVANVSADEYGTIFSFILLSSMLFRPLRQIADKFNTLQMGMVAANRVFKILDTESHIDDQGTYDSEEVKGDITFSNVHFGYVEGEEVLHGISFEAKAGETVAIVGATGAGKSTIINLLNRFYEINSGAILVDGVDIREYSLKALRSHIAVVLQDVFLFADTIANNISLRDDSITIAQIEEAAKQIGVHEFISSLPGGYNYNVKERGTMLSSGQRQLIAFLRAYVSNPSILVLDEATSSVDTYSEQLIQQATDKVTEGRTSIIIAHRLATIKKADKILVMDAGKIVEMGTHKELLKKGGYYRNLYEAQFMVEEVA; this is translated from the coding sequence ATGAGCAAGGAAGCTGAATTGGGCAGAGCCTTTGATTTTCGACTTTTCAAAAGGGTTTTTCAATATACCAAACCCTACCAACTGACCTTTGTGGGGGTAGCCGTGGCGGCCATACTTTTGTCTGCGTTTGCCGTGCTGACGCCCCTTATTGTCGGTAATATTGTCGATACGGCCATTACCAACAAAGATTTAGAACGGTTACAGCTGCTCATTATGGCCATGTTGGGCGTTTTGATCGGCGAGGTGGTCTGCCAACTGTTGTTCAACTACTATGCGAACTGGTTGGGCGAATCGGTTATAAGAGACATACGGATCAAGCTCTTTGGCCACATGACCAAATTCAAGATGAGTTATTTCGATAAATCGTCCATCGGGGTTTTGGTCACACGGGCGGTTGCCGACATGCAGCGTATCGGAGAGATTTTTAGCCAAGGCTTCTTTGTGATCGTCGCAGATTTGTTGAAGATGCTGGTCGTAGCGGTCATCATGCTGATCATGAACTGGAAATTGGCCTTGATCGTTTTCGGGGTATTACCGGTGATATTGTATGCCACAAGACTTTTTCAAAAGGCCATGAAGGAGGCCTTTATCGAGGTAAGGGCCCAAGTATCAAACCTGAACTCTTTTGTGCAAGAGCGATTGGCGGGCATGAAGATCGTACAACTCTTTAACCGTGAAGAGATAGAGAAAGAAAAGTTCAGGGTCATCAACGAGAAGCACCAAAATGCTTGGCTGAAAACGGTCTGGTACAATTCCATTTTCTTTCCAGTGGCCGAAATTGTCTCTTCCATTACGGTCGGACTCATTGTTTGGTTCGGAGGATTGCAGAATGTGGCCAATGTGTCGGCAGATGAATATGGCACCATATTCTCGTTCATCCTTTTGTCAAGCATGCTCTTTAGGCCGCTTCGTCAGATTGCCGATAAGTTCAATACCCTACAAATGGGCATGGTGGCAGCCAATAGGGTGTTTAAGATTTTGGATACCGAAAGCCATATTGATGATCAGGGCACCTATGATAGTGAAGAGGTGAAAGGCGACATTACATTCTCGAACGTGCACTTTGGTTATGTTGAAGGCGAAGAGGTGCTTCACGGTATATCATTTGAGGCCAAAGCAGGAGAAACGGTTGCCATCGTGGGAGCGACAGGGGCCGGTAAATCGACCATCATCAATTTGCTGAACCGTTTTTATGAAATCAATTCAGGGGCCATTTTGGTCGATGGGGTAGATATACGTGAATATTCGTTGAAAGCCTTGCGATCTCATATTGCCGTGGTGCTGCAAGATGTCTTCTTGTTTGCCGATACCATTGCCAACAATATTTCTTTGCGTGACGACTCGATTACCATTGCGCAGATTGAGGAAGCGGCAAAGCAGATCGGGGTGCACGAGTTTATCTCTAGCCTTCCCGGGGGGTATAACTACAACGTAAAAGAACGTGGAACCATGTTGTCGAGCGGCCAGCGCCAACTGATTGCATTTTTGCGTGCCTATGTGAGCAACCCCAGTATTTTGGTGCTCGATGAGGCGACCTCTTCGGTCGACACCTATTCTGAACAATTGATACAGCAGGCCACCGACAAGGTTACGGAGGGCCGCACGAGCATTATTATTGCCCACAGGTTGGCGACCATCAAAAAAGCCGATAAAATATTGGTAATGGATGCCGGTAAAATTGTTGAAATGGGCACGCATAAAGAATTGCTGAAAAAAGGAGGGTATTACCGAAATCTCTACGAAGCCCAGTTTATGGTCGAAGAGGTGGCTTAA
- the folP gene encoding dihydropteroate synthase: MTINCKGQLIDLARPRVMGILNVTPDSFYDGGKYKSDSAVLAQVEKMLSEGATFIDVGAYSSRPGASHISEEEELKRIVKMVERILEKFPEALLSIDTFRSKVATACLQAGAAIINDISAGNLDGNMLDTIAKFQVPYIMMHMRGTPQTMLEETHYDNVTKEVCLYFSKKIALVRAKKLNDIIIDPGFGFSKTLPQNYSLLSHLELLHSLRAPLLVGISRKSMVYKLLGTDPENALNGTTALHTVALLKGAQILRAHDVKEAMECIKIIAEIKNQNGI; this comes from the coding sequence ATGACCATAAACTGCAAAGGCCAACTGATCGATCTTGCCCGCCCCAGGGTAATGGGAATTCTAAATGTAACCCCCGACTCTTTTTATGATGGAGGAAAATACAAATCAGATAGCGCGGTTTTGGCACAAGTCGAAAAAATGCTGTCTGAAGGAGCCACTTTCATCGATGTTGGGGCCTATAGCTCACGCCCTGGGGCTTCACATATTTCTGAGGAGGAAGAATTAAAAAGGATTGTCAAGATGGTTGAAAGGATACTTGAAAAATTTCCGGAAGCCTTGTTGTCAATCGACACCTTTCGCAGTAAGGTGGCCACTGCATGCCTGCAGGCCGGCGCTGCCATTATCAACGATATTTCAGCTGGAAATCTTGATGGCAATATGCTCGATACGATAGCGAAATTCCAAGTTCCATACATCATGATGCATATGAGGGGCACTCCGCAGACCATGCTGGAAGAAACACACTACGACAATGTCACCAAAGAAGTATGTCTGTATTTTTCCAAAAAAATAGCCCTGGTCCGTGCAAAGAAACTGAACGATATCATTATTGACCCGGGGTTCGGTTTTTCAAAAACGCTGCCACAAAACTATTCGTTGCTCTCACACCTAGAGCTTCTACATAGTTTAAGAGCGCCCCTTTTGGTCGGTATCAGTAGAAAATCGATGGTCTACAAACTCTTGGGCACCGACCCTGAAAATGCCCTGAACGGCACCACCGCCCTGCACACGGTCGCCCTTTTGAAAGGAGCACAAATATTGAGGGCACATGATGTAAAAGAGGCAATGGAGTGCATCAAAATCATCGCAGAAATCAAGAATCAGAACGGTATATAG
- a CDS encoding DUF6503 family protein → MKAHKINFLLVLTFLLAAACGPQQKKERTQNEEIVEAKANEPGYDTNDPSTILAAIKHAHGGWNDLWAKKDVEFTYNYHYTDDGRADISTERYIFASEASYGHYTRHEINVMPGVEGVVQQFFDGERTKMWLDGKEVTDPKALAAADFLRQANYFWFVIPYKLNDPGTIATYDGQETHNGKTYDKVTVTYDPSVTGKEQNDIYVLYVNPETKLIDRFYFSLPFMGVNEPVIIADYEYTDLDGQKLATKRSYYMPSEQGYSEAPNLVQTMADIKFNNGFTLKNLSAR, encoded by the coding sequence ATGAAAGCGCACAAAATCAATTTTTTATTGGTATTGACATTTCTATTGGCCGCTGCCTGTGGGCCCCAACAGAAAAAAGAAAGGACACAAAATGAAGAAATCGTTGAAGCCAAGGCCAACGAACCCGGTTACGACACCAATGACCCCAGTACCATTCTGGCGGCCATAAAACATGCCCACGGTGGGTGGAACGACCTTTGGGCCAAAAAAGATGTGGAGTTTACCTATAACTACCATTATACCGACGATGGTCGGGCAGACATATCAACAGAACGTTACATTTTTGCATCAGAGGCCTCTTATGGCCATTACACACGGCATGAAATCAACGTCATGCCCGGTGTTGAAGGTGTAGTGCAGCAATTTTTTGATGGAGAGCGTACCAAAATGTGGCTCGACGGAAAAGAGGTGACCGACCCAAAGGCCCTTGCCGCTGCCGATTTTTTACGCCAAGCCAACTATTTCTGGTTTGTAATACCCTATAAACTGAACGACCCTGGCACCATTGCTACCTACGATGGGCAAGAAACACACAATGGCAAGACCTATGACAAGGTAACCGTTACCTATGACCCTTCGGTTACCGGCAAAGAACAGAATGACATTTACGTACTATATGTCAACCCAGAGACCAAACTGATCGACCGTTTTTACTTCTCCCTACCTTTCATGGGGGTGAACGAGCCTGTCATCATCGCCGATTATGAGTATACCGACTTAGATGGGCAAAAGCTGGCCACCAAAAGAAGCTACTATATGCCGAGCGAACAAGGGTATTCAGAAGCGCCTAATTTGGTACAGACCATGGCCGATATAAAATTCAACAACGGGTTTACTTTGAAAAACCTTTCAGCAAGGTAA
- a CDS encoding DUF1599 domain-containing protein produces the protein MSVTTEQYDQVIRQCRSLFEKKGSDYGAAWRILRLPSLTDQIFIKAQRIRSLQENEVRKVDEDERSEFMGIVNYALMALIQLEKGVVDQPDLTAEEALELYNKMVETTKNLMEAKNHDYGEAWREMRISSLTDLILQKLLRIKQMEDNKAAPLVSEGIDANYQDIVNYAVFALIHLMEVES, from the coding sequence ATGTCAGTGACCACTGAACAATATGACCAAGTAATACGGCAGTGCCGTTCATTGTTTGAAAAAAAGGGATCCGATTATGGGGCAGCATGGCGCATATTACGGTTGCCCTCTTTGACCGATCAAATATTCATCAAGGCCCAGCGCATCAGAAGCCTACAGGAAAACGAGGTCAGAAAAGTCGATGAAGATGAGCGCTCTGAATTTATGGGCATTGTCAATTATGCGCTAATGGCGCTCATTCAGCTTGAAAAGGGAGTAGTAGATCAACCCGACCTGACCGCTGAAGAGGCCTTGGAACTGTATAATAAAATGGTAGAGACCACCAAAAATCTAATGGAGGCCAAAAACCACGACTATGGCGAGGCATGGCGTGAAATGCGCATTAGTTCATTGACCGATTTGATCCTTCAAAAATTGTTGCGCATCAAACAAATGGAAGACAATAAAGCAGCGCCTTTGGTGAGCGAGGGCATAGATGCCAATTACCAAGACATCGTCAATTATGCGGTTTTTGCATTAATTCACTTAATGGAGGTTGAATCATGA
- the truA gene encoding tRNA pseudouridine(38-40) synthase TruA: MRYFIRFSYFGKAYHGWQNQPNAVTVQQVLEGTLSTLLRQKMSITGAGRTDAGVHAKEMYAHFDLDEIVETSELAHRMNSFLPDDIAVDGLFRVIDDAHARFDALERTYEYWVVQEKNPFYRDTAHLVWSPLNLENMNKAASIVMEYTDFECFSKSNTDVKTFVCDIKKAHWERKKDKLVFSITADRFLRNMVRAVVGTLLDVGLGKTEPEDVRSIIESKDRGKAGVSVPAKGLYLTKVTYPETIYV; encoded by the coding sequence TTGAGATATTTTATTCGCTTCTCTTACTTCGGAAAGGCTTATCATGGCTGGCAAAACCAACCCAATGCCGTAACGGTACAGCAGGTGCTCGAAGGGACACTTTCTACCCTTTTGAGGCAAAAGATGTCGATTACAGGGGCCGGGCGTACGGATGCGGGTGTTCATGCCAAAGAAATGTACGCACATTTTGATTTGGATGAAATAGTTGAGACCTCTGAACTTGCACATCGAATGAACAGTTTTCTGCCCGATGACATAGCCGTTGATGGTTTGTTTCGCGTCATAGACGATGCCCATGCACGGTTTGATGCCCTTGAAAGGACCTATGAATATTGGGTGGTACAAGAAAAGAATCCCTTTTATAGAGATACGGCCCATTTGGTGTGGTCGCCCCTGAACTTGGAGAACATGAACAAAGCTGCTTCCATTGTAATGGAGTATACCGATTTTGAGTGTTTTTCAAAGTCGAATACCGATGTAAAGACGTTTGTTTGTGATATTAAAAAGGCCCATTGGGAAAGAAAAAAAGATAAATTGGTGTTTTCTATTACGGCCGATCGTTTTTTGAGGAATATGGTTCGGGCCGTTGTAGGTACATTGTTGGACGTAGGCTTAGGCAAAACCGAGCCTGAAGATGTCAGAAGCATAATTGAAAGCAAAGACCGCGGCAAGGCCGGGGTTTCGGTGCCCGCAAAAGGGTTATATTTGACCAAGGTTACATACCCAGAAACCATTTATGTATGA
- a CDS encoding metallophosphoesterase family protein: MTKILLLSDTHGHIDNVILKYAKQADEIWHAGDIGSLAVTDTLQQMGPVRAVHGNIDDHVIQKEFPEHNRFMCEDVDVWITHIGGYPDRYSPKVRAEIKKNPPKLFICGHSHILKVMNDKKLGLLHMNPGACGKHGFHKLRTMLRLVIDGEKITDLEVVELGKR, translated from the coding sequence ATGACGAAGATTTTGCTGCTTTCAGATACCCATGGCCATATAGATAATGTCATCCTCAAATATGCCAAGCAGGCAGATGAGATTTGGCATGCCGGTGATATTGGCAGTTTGGCGGTGACCGATACCCTACAGCAAATGGGCCCGGTGCGCGCGGTACACGGTAACATCGATGACCATGTTATACAAAAAGAATTTCCTGAGCACAACCGTTTTATGTGTGAAGACGTCGATGTCTGGATAACCCACATAGGGGGGTACCCCGATAGGTACAGCCCCAAGGTGCGTGCAGAAATCAAAAAAAATCCACCTAAGCTTTTCATTTGCGGCCATTCACATATCTTGAAGGTGATGAACGACAAAAAGTTAGGGTTGCTGCACATGAACCCCGGAGCCTGTGGCAAACATGGCTTTCACAAGCTGCGCACCATGTTGCGCCTTGTAATAGATGGTGAGAAAATAACCGACCTAGAGGTCGTTGAACTTGGCAAACGATAA
- a CDS encoding BT_3928 family protein, with translation MKFLVGFSRIFVGVLFIISGLIKLNDPLGFSFKLEEYFSQGVLDLPFLMPYALAISIFVVIVEVLLGVMLLVGFKPKLTVWSLLAMIVFFTFLTFYSAYYNKVTDCGCFGDAIKLTPWESFIKDVLLLVLITILVIGVKHIKPFLPNRINTLLIAFSLLGCTLFCYYVLNHLPLVDFRPYKIGANIQEGMTIPHNAPKPIYEYAWKFNVGGEEKVIVTNGEYPSVEGEFIGVETTEIQKGYEPPIHDFTLEKEGVDQAADLLAAENLMMVIAYDLAKSNLEAFEEIKKVSDEALQKGYTVIGASASNDDLKNQLIERYDLNFDFYFTDETALKTIVRSNPGVLLLNKGTIIQKVHYNDLDDLVLQESQGRVSLHIQLKKELDSIMAMDQKYRIDLTPENLKKQAAIDSSNLEYIEAVIAEHGYPGKSLVGYRTGEVAWYVLQHSNKIGQYINVIKEAAENKELGFSKYAMMLDRYLVSQNKPQIYGTQGSTLADGHNFIWPIKNLDSANILRKNIFGNTVEEYSKQLFGEDFEFKYYTIQEIDNLRKSTSKL, from the coding sequence ATGAAATTTTTGGTTGGGTTCTCGAGAATATTTGTAGGGGTACTTTTCATCATCAGCGGTCTTATCAAGCTTAACGACCCATTGGGGTTTTCGTTCAAGCTTGAAGAATACTTTAGCCAAGGTGTTTTAGACCTCCCGTTTCTGATGCCCTATGCTTTGGCGATATCCATATTTGTGGTAATCGTTGAGGTGTTGCTGGGGGTTATGCTCTTGGTGGGCTTTAAGCCCAAGTTGACGGTTTGGAGCCTACTGGCCATGATAGTGTTCTTTACCTTCTTGACCTTTTATTCGGCCTACTATAACAAGGTGACCGATTGCGGATGTTTTGGCGATGCCATAAAGCTGACCCCTTGGGAGTCGTTTATAAAAGACGTGCTCTTGTTGGTGCTCATAACCATTTTGGTGATTGGGGTAAAACACATAAAACCATTTCTGCCCAACCGCATCAATACGTTATTGATTGCTTTTTCATTGTTGGGCTGTACCCTATTTTGCTATTATGTGCTGAACCATCTGCCATTGGTCGATTTTCGGCCATACAAGATTGGGGCCAATATTCAAGAGGGAATGACCATACCCCACAATGCCCCCAAACCCATTTATGAGTACGCATGGAAGTTCAATGTGGGCGGTGAAGAAAAAGTGATTGTCACCAACGGGGAATACCCTTCGGTGGAGGGAGAATTCATCGGGGTAGAGACCACAGAGATACAGAAAGGCTACGAGCCCCCCATACATGATTTTACCCTAGAAAAAGAGGGTGTTGACCAGGCCGCAGACTTGTTGGCGGCCGAAAATCTGATGATGGTTATCGCCTATGATCTGGCCAAAAGTAATCTTGAAGCCTTTGAAGAAATCAAAAAGGTAAGCGACGAGGCCTTGCAGAAGGGGTATACGGTCATAGGTGCATCTGCTTCTAACGATGACCTAAAAAATCAGTTAATTGAACGCTATGACCTAAACTTTGATTTTTATTTTACCGATGAGACAGCTTTGAAGACCATCGTCAGGTCCAATCCGGGTGTGCTGCTCTTGAACAAAGGTACCATCATACAAAAAGTACACTATAACGATTTGGATGATTTGGTTTTACAAGAGAGCCAAGGCCGCGTTTCGTTGCACATTCAATTGAAAAAAGAACTTGACAGCATAATGGCCATGGACCAAAAATACCGCATCGACCTTACCCCTGAAAATTTGAAAAAACAAGCGGCGATTGATAGTAGTAATCTTGAGTATATAGAGGCTGTGATAGCCGAACATGGGTACCCGGGCAAAAGTTTGGTAGGCTACAGAACCGGGGAAGTGGCGTGGTATGTACTTCAGCATTCCAACAAAATTGGGCAGTATATTAATGTGATAAAAGAGGCCGCCGAAAACAAAGAATTGGGTTTTAGCAAGTATGCCATGATGCTTGACAGATACTTAGTTTCTCAGAATAAGCCTCAAATTTACGGAACCCAAGGCTCTACCTTGGCTGATGGCCATAATTTTATATGGCCAATAAAAAACCTAGATTCAGCAAACATTCTTAGAAAGAATATTTTTGGAAATACGGTCGAAGAATACTCAAAACAGTTATTCGGTGAAGATTTTGAATTTAAATATTATACGATTCAAGAAATCGATAATTTGAGAAAATCAACTTCCAAACTTTAA
- the cdaA gene encoding diadenylate cyclase CdaA — translation MDFLNFLEFKITDVIDIFLVAALLYYVYKLVKGTVAINIFIGIVIVWALWKLTELLQMKMISSMVGGFMSIGLIALVIVFQQEIRKFLLMIGSTNFATKRGFIRHFKFLRQEALPSETDVEAIIAACKNMGMSKTGALIVIERTNSLDFVKATGDKMSIEVNQPILESIFFKNSPLHDGAAIIQDNYITATRVILPVSNERNIPLRFGLRHRAAVGITEKTDAICLVVSEETGLISYIKNGEFVLYKSLEELTEKIKKDLA, via the coding sequence TTGGACTTTCTAAATTTCCTCGAATTTAAAATTACCGATGTCATAGACATCTTTCTTGTCGCCGCTCTACTCTACTATGTCTACAAACTGGTAAAAGGCACCGTGGCCATCAATATTTTTATAGGCATCGTTATTGTCTGGGCACTATGGAAATTGACCGAACTACTACAGATGAAAATGATCAGCAGTATGGTCGGCGGCTTTATGAGCATTGGGTTGATTGCACTGGTCATCGTTTTTCAACAAGAGATAAGAAAGTTCCTTTTAATGATAGGGTCGACCAATTTTGCCACCAAACGTGGTTTTATCCGACACTTCAAGTTTCTTAGGCAAGAAGCATTACCTTCTGAAACCGATGTGGAGGCCATAATTGCTGCCTGTAAAAACATGGGCATGAGCAAGACTGGGGCGCTGATCGTTATCGAACGTACCAATAGCCTTGACTTTGTGAAAGCGACCGGTGATAAGATGAGCATTGAGGTCAACCAACCCATTCTAGAGAGCATTTTCTTTAAGAACAGTCCGTTGCACGATGGGGCCGCTATTATTCAAGACAACTATATTACGGCCACCCGCGTCATTTTGCCCGTATCAAACGAAAGGAACATACCTCTGCGCTTCGGATTGCGGCATAGGGCCGCCGTGGGCATAACCGAAAAAACAGATGCCATCTGTTTGGTGGTCAGCGAGGAAACAGGCTTGATATCGTATATCAAAAACGGGGAATTTGTGCTCTACAAAAGCCTAGAGGAACTCACCGAAAAAATCAAAAAAGACCTGGCTTGA
- a CDS encoding DUF3667 domain-containing protein, producing MTCKNCENSLRTDYRYCPYCGAKVIRKRITFRNLWHDIFERYFNVDNTFLKTFIAMFTRPEEVISLYISGVRRKYLNPISYLAIALTLSGISLFVLRKIVWSKMDFDLFGTPSFNSDASQKIMEATMDFSSFVFMAYIPVVAFGGFVLFNRRNYFLSEHLVAGIYTLAHFSIASFFVALSWMVFSPETYFKVSFFTIGFMILYSLYVYQRLSPFNWWEFLWRGFFFMLLFLIGLLGISIITNIILILTGTLEFSDLTPQG from the coding sequence ATGACATGTAAAAATTGTGAGAATAGCCTGAGGACCGATTACAGGTATTGTCCCTATTGTGGGGCAAAGGTCATCCGCAAAAGAATCACTTTCAGAAATTTGTGGCACGATATCTTTGAAAGGTATTTCAATGTTGACAATACCTTTTTAAAGACATTTATAGCGATGTTTACACGACCCGAAGAAGTGATATCGCTATATATTTCAGGAGTAAGAAGAAAGTACTTGAACCCAATTAGCTATTTGGCAATTGCGCTAACCTTATCAGGTATTTCATTGTTTGTTCTCAGAAAGATTGTTTGGAGCAAGATGGACTTTGACCTCTTCGGAACACCCAGTTTTAATTCCGATGCGTCCCAAAAAATCATGGAAGCGACCATGGATTTTAGTTCGTTCGTTTTTATGGCTTATATACCAGTAGTGGCCTTCGGTGGTTTTGTATTGTTCAACAGAAGAAATTATTTTCTTTCTGAACATCTGGTTGCCGGTATTTATACACTGGCCCATTTCAGTATAGCATCTTTTTTTGTTGCGCTTTCATGGATGGTTTTTAGTCCCGAAACTTATTTCAAGGTATCTTTCTTCACCATAGGCTTTATGATATTGTATTCATTGTATGTTTACCAACGCCTTTCGCCTTTTAATTGGTGGGAGTTCCTTTGGAGAGGTTTCTTTTTCATGCTCCTTTTTTTGATTGGACTTTTAGGTATTTCAATTATTACCAACATCATTCTTATTTTAACAGGAACACTTGAATTTAGTGATTTGACGCCGCAAGGTTAA
- a CDS encoding MBL fold metallo-hydrolase translates to MGRLILLAILFVFFGCADTTEKKAETKVVPKTRTQKKEVSLVVLGTVQDAGSPHIGCRKQCCSDLFERPDPTKKVVSLGLVDHKTGKTYLFEATPDIAAQLKHLQRYAESEEETPDGIFLTHAHMGHYSGLMYLGREALNSEKLPVYAMPKMKTFLKDNGPWSQLVSLSNISLVGIEDQGQIVLTPNIVVTPFLVPHRDEFSETVGYKISGPAKTVLFIPDIDKWPLWKKSIVEEISKVDYAFLDATFYDAAEIDNRDISEIPHPFVIESLALFGKLPDTEKKKIYFIHFNHTNPLLDSSNPEREYLKEKGFQIAEYGQLLSL, encoded by the coding sequence ATGGGGCGACTGATTCTGTTGGCGATACTATTTGTTTTCTTCGGATGTGCAGATACCACTGAGAAAAAAGCTGAAACCAAGGTTGTACCCAAAACCCGAACGCAAAAAAAGGAGGTTTCCTTAGTGGTGTTGGGAACCGTGCAAGATGCCGGAAGCCCGCATATTGGCTGTCGCAAACAATGCTGTTCTGACCTTTTCGAGCGCCCGGACCCTACCAAAAAAGTAGTGTCTTTGGGGTTGGTTGACCACAAAACCGGCAAGACCTATCTCTTTGAGGCAACCCCAGATATAGCGGCCCAACTAAAACATCTACAGCGATATGCCGAATCGGAAGAAGAGACCCCTGACGGCATTTTTCTGACCCACGCGCACATGGGCCATTACAGCGGACTGATGTATCTAGGCCGCGAGGCGTTGAACAGCGAAAAACTACCGGTGTATGCCATGCCCAAGATGAAAACATTCTTGAAAGACAATGGGCCTTGGAGCCAATTGGTATCCTTATCGAACATCAGTTTGGTGGGTATTGAAGATCAAGGGCAAATCGTTCTTACGCCGAATATTGTGGTTACCCCTTTTTTGGTACCCCATCGCGATGAATTTTCAGAGACCGTTGGCTACAAAATTTCAGGTCCGGCCAAAACCGTACTCTTCATACCTGATATAGACAAATGGCCCCTATGGAAAAAAAGCATCGTCGAAGAGATTTCAAAAGTAGATTATGCATTTTTGGATGCCACATTTTATGATGCCGCGGAAATCGATAATCGGGATATTTCAGAAATTCCCCATCCCTTCGTTATCGAGAGTTTGGCCCTGTTCGGCAAACTTCCTGATACTGAAAAGAAAAAAATATATTTCATTCACTTCAATCATACCAATCCGCTTCTAGATTCAAGTAACCCAGAGAGGGAATATTTGAAGGAAAAAGGGTTTCAAATCGCTGAATATGGGCAATTGCTTAGTTTGTAG
- a CDS encoding DUF4293 domain-containing protein → MIQRIQTLYLLVVGLLTGIAPFFLNLWVDVDGTAVYAKNEVFLSIAFYVSAVMAIAAILMYKKRQNQFVMNRLNIILNLFLLGFFVYRSLNLSGENTISEKGIGMLIPVFSIVFLVLANRAIKKDEDLVKSVDRLR, encoded by the coding sequence ATGATTCAGCGAATACAGACGTTGTACCTATTGGTGGTGGGCCTTTTGACCGGCATTGCCCCCTTTTTTCTGAATCTATGGGTCGATGTTGACGGTACGGCCGTTTATGCCAAGAACGAAGTATTTTTGAGCATTGCCTTTTATGTCTCTGCCGTTATGGCGATCGCGGCCATTCTTATGTACAAAAAAAGACAGAACCAATTTGTAATGAACAGATTGAACATCATATTAAACCTTTTTTTACTAGGATTTTTCGTTTACCGATCACTAAACTTATCCGGAGAAAACACCATTTCTGAGAAGGGTATTGGGATGCTGATTCCTGTATTTTCTATCGTTTTTCTGGTCCTGGCCAACAGGGCTATCAAAAAGGATGAAGATCTTGTAAAATCTGTGGATCGATTGCGTTAA